Part of the Xenopus tropicalis strain Nigerian chromosome 3, UCB_Xtro_10.0, whole genome shotgun sequence genome, aacttctccttgaaactgggtgaaacagaaaacaatgaggggattaacttctcattgaaactgggagaaatagaaaccaatattgggaataacttctcattgaaattgggagaaatagaaaataatattgggattaacttccccttgaaactgggcgaaactgaaaaaaattagggggttaacttctccttgaagaaCAGGCTGTCACTTACTAAtctattcccctactattctaagcctccataggactcaatggtactcgacagatcaaacctgcagaatttatttttttttaacaaaaaaagttaatgaaacattaataaatcacaaattatgggagttatttctgAAAAacttgcttagtaaatgtgcccctaagtgtatctcTGTATGTCTATTCAGGTCACAGAGATGGACATAGGTTGTTGCACACAATAATCACACCAGAGCCAATTCAATATTGTGAATTTATTATAAAGGCAAAATACAAAGTAGTAATTCCCCAATATCCCATAAAACACATGAGTAGATTCACTTGAAAAATAAACAAGTCATATAAGTTGTGTGCCTTTAAGGCCTGAAACACAAAAGATGTTTTTTGTAACTGCCTGTCTGCTTGGTTTCCACATTACTACTtataggggggggggttatttacattgggatttatttatttttttatacattttcttaaTCCACGACTAAacactcatttccacgaatggcaacaaatatatttaacaaaaatatctgaactgaaaaagcatgaatgaaaaaaaggtTGCGGTAAAAATGGAAAAAACGCACAAAAAACAGGACTTTTGGTATTGTTGTCAGACAATTAGCTCtcatgggtttatttatcaattttcgagtttgcaGATTCAAGAGTTTTTTtcctaatttgaataaactcacatttttcaaaaaactcaaatgctggcttatttattaatatggaaaactggtttgaattaaaaaaaaactcgaataccttgaatttttgagtttacaaagtttacttgaaaaactcaaaaatcttgaattgaaaatatggcttagcTTTGCCTAGTAAAacagcaaaaagcaaatggcactcagggcttagaggaaaaattccttttaaaaaagattttatttttttaaaaggaatttttcctctaagccctgagtgccatttgctttttgctgttttactggattctgggagggtgccgatccctctggcagtgtgcaccgggcgttctgatttggagagctagggtgtgcggaataAGCCTCTGTTGTGCTtagctttgcctaggacaactcccattgacttctaaatgaactTGCAAGCTTCTAGCTGATGAATTTTTAAATTCAAAGTTTTTGAACTACAACTCGAATTTTGGGAGTTTTTGCACATAAAAATtgcatgaaactgggtgaaacagaaacaatgatgggattaacttcctcttgaaactgagtgaaactgaaaacaatgaggggattaacttctccttgaaactgggtgaaacagaaacaatgaggggattaacttcctcttgaaactgagtgaaactgaaaacaatgaggggattaacttctccttgaaactgggtgaaacagaaacaatgaggggattaacttcctcttgaaactgagtgaaacagaaaacaatgaggggattaacttctccttgaaactgggtgaaacagaaaaaaatgaggggattcacttctcattgaaactgtgtgaatctgaaaacaatgaggggattaacttctccttgaaactgggtgaatctgaaaacaatgagggaattaacttctccttgaaactgggtgaaacagaaaacaatgaggggattcattctccttgaaactgggtgaaacagaaaacaatgaggggattcacttctcattgaaactgtgtgaatctgaaaacaatgaggggattaacttctccttgaaactgggtgaaacagaaaacaatgaggggattaacttctccttgaaactgggtgaaatagaaaacaatgagggggtgaacttctccttgaaaatgtgtcactgactgttctattcctctactattctaggCCTCCATAGGACTGAAatctggcaaatttttttgacaaaaaagttaactaaacattaataaacattatGGGAGTTAATTTCTGAAAACTCTGAGAAATTTTTCTGAGAAAATTtccgaaaaactcaaatttttcaagaaaccATATCAGgaaaatcgagtactggcaaaaactcaTTCATAAaactcaaaaatatctagaagtaaaaaagaaatcaactttttctcaaaattgcttagtaaatgtgccccataaagaGGTCCATTTGTAATGTCTATTTCCCTTTACTTTTGCTCGTTATCCACAGCTACATAATAAACAGCATGAAGAGGATTTTGGAAGGTAGTGGAGAAGGTGTGTAGGAGCCTAATACTGCTAGAAAGCTGAAAGAACGATATGCGTCCCTCCTCATAGTCCAGGTATACACCTATTCCTGCAACCGGAGAATCCATGGGAACTAGGGGTTCCTCACAGTTGTGTGCAGCATGAACATCACCTGACATGGGTTTATACAGGCACCACGAATAAGAATTAAATCCTAACAAAGACTCATCATCTGTTATAATTCTATCGTAGGACACCCCAAGACCCCAGCATTGAAGATCATCGatctccacttcccagtaatgccTTCCTGAAGACATAGCATTGGAACCTACCACCTGGTGTAGCCTAAAGCTCTGGTGTTGCCTTTCCCCTGGATCCAACCGGAAAGCATTAAACAAACCTTCAGAGATGCTCTTTCCCGCAAACTTACTAATGTCCATCAGCCGATGGGAAGCAACGTGACCCCACAGACCGTTTTCCTGCTGGATTTTTGTCACTTCATTTTGGAATCTGTGTAGAGCGGACTGTAAGTTCACCATAACAAGCACATCATCTAGACCTTTTAGACCTTGGAGGTCTGTTATGTCACATAATGAAGCCGTAGCACTGTTTAATTCACGGCTCTTGTTCTCCTGGATGGCCATTGGATCAGAATTGTTACGAAGGCCCTCTATCCCAGCAATCTTCTGAGATATGACTGATTTCCTTTGGTTTAGCTTCTTTATGAGGTTGGAGACCCTGTCTGCATCTTCTTTATTTTGCCTGGTGATCTCACCAATAACCTGAAGCTCCACCATTTTTAGTTGTGTTCTGATTTCAGAAAACATCTTTTTCACCTTGTTATTTCTACTCACTGACTTGGCTTTGGTATATTTTCGGTGCCTTCTCGCTTGCTGAGAGATCTTCTGCATCTTTTTCTCCATCAGTGTGAGCTGGTCAACAACACATTTCAGGTCATCTCTTTGTTGCTCTGATATATTTGTTACAAGAGTTACTGCATGTTGTCTGTGCTCTCCAAAAATGATACATGAGGGGCAGATGTAAGTACAGTCCACTAAGCAGGAATACTCGAGACTCTTCTGATGAACATTGCACTTTCTTCTATGCAGAGAAGTAATGGGGTCCATAAGGACATGGTCTGGTGTCTTACAGTGACTTTTCAGGTGAATATCACAAAGAAATGCTTCACATACCCGGCATATTTTCCTAACGTCAGTATTTGGCTTTCCAACACAGTAAGAACAGATATCCTTACTAACTTCTGTCTGTGTTGGTTGAGAAGTGAGACGTTCCACCATGTTCCCCATCTTGGAGTTGTTGTTGAGTTTCAGGTTCATTGGAAATGTCTCTCTGCATTCAGGGCAAAAAGGAGTTGAAGACTCCTGTCTCCTCCATGTTAATTGGATACACTCGTGGCAGAAGGAATGGCCACAAGGTAGTGTGACAGGAGTTCTAAAGAAATCTTGGCATATTGAGCACTTGAGCTCCTGCATCAGTGCAGCAAGTTCCATCCTGTCAGTGAGAAAAGAGAATAAAGAGCGGAGAAGTCCTTCTCACTGAAATAATGAGAGATTATCTCTTGTGGTCGGAATTTAAGCAATGTTACTTCCTGCATCTTTCAAAGAAATTACTCAAGTCGAGATTAGATTCTATTCAAAATATGAGCTCAGAGAAATGAAACCGCAACTGAAAAGTGATTGTGGACAATTGCCAACTTCTACTTAACCATGTGTGGACCAGTGGcatagcgtgggctttcgtcgcctggggccgaccggaaatttgccgcccctctatttagttattcttaaaaaaaatagacaaaataaaaaaagcagccccctccacacagtgcccccaattgcccttagacagtgcccccaataggaagtgcccccatacacagtgccccaatttccccatacacagttcccccatagacagtaccccccaaagaccttgcccccccacagaaagtgcccccatacacagtgccccaattgccccatacacagttcccccaatagaaagtgcccccatacacagtgcccccataaacagtgcccccaattgccccatacaaagtgcccccaataggaagtgcccccatacacagtgccccaattgccccatacacagtgtccccatagacaataccccccaaagaccttgccccccaatagaaagtgccctcatacacagagccccaattgccccatacacagtgcccccaataggaagtgcccccatacacaataccccacaaagacctggcccccccatggaaagtgccccaatttccccatagacagtagcccccacacagtgcccccaatttcccccatagtacatacccccaacagaccatcggcggcggctccttctatcttacaggcaacaggcgcttctataaggttgcgcctcgtcgctgacgtgtgacgtcatacgcacgggtgcaaccttataaaagcgcctgtcgccgccccttctgatacgccgcccggggccatggccccctcggcacccccctcgctacgccactggtgTGGACAAATCTCATATCTACTTGTTTGACTAATAAAAATTGCAGTTATATTAACCTGTGTGGGGACAAGGTTATCCCTATTGTAGGAGGTAATGTTACATGAGACACTCACAGCCCCTCCAGTATCACTAATGACAATGGAAGGAGCGTTgtggtcatttatcaacattgggtaCATTTGCACTTGGgctgttgtccatagcaaccaatcatccaGCTGCAGGTATATGTCCAGCTGTTTCTGTATATGTAACCATCTTTATGGAAATGGGGCTTCCTTCTACtctgcaaaaacatacaggctggTTAATTGGCttatgataaaactgaccataagtTGAGTTAATgtgaccatagattgtaagctcactgggacagggactgatgggattttgatagggaccttagactgtaagctccactggggcagggactgatgggaatgtgatagggaccttagattgaaagctcactggggcaggggctgatgggaatgtgatagggaccttagattgtaagctccactggggcaggggctgatgggaatgtgatagggaccttagattgtaagctcactggggcaggggctgatgggaatgtgatagggacctcagactgtaagctcactggggcagggactgatgggaatgggatagggaccttagattgtaagctcagtggggcagggactgatgggaatgggatagggaccttagattgtaagctcactgggacagggactgataggaatgggatagggaccttagattgtaagcttactggggcagggactgatgggaatgtgatagggaccttagattgtaagctccactggggcagggactgatgagaatgtgatagggaccttagattgtaaactccactggggcaggggttgatgggaatgggatagggaccttagattgtaagctcactggggcaggggctgatgggaatgggatagggaccttagattgtaagctcactggggcagggactgatgggaatgggttagggcccttagattgtaagctcactggggcagggactgatgggaatgggatagggaccttagattgtaagctcactggggcaggggctgatgggaatgggttagggcccttagattgtaagctcactggggcaggggctgatgggaatgggatagggaccttagattgtaagctcactggggcaggggctgatgggaatgtgatagggaccttagattgtaagctcactggggcagggactgatgggaatgtgatagggacattagattgtaaggtcactggggcaggggctgatgggaatgggatagggaccttagattgtaagctcactggggcagggactgatgggaatgggatagggaccttagattgtaagctcactggggcagggactgatgggaatgggatagggaccttagattgtaagctcactggggcaggggctgatgggaatgggatagggaccttagattgtaaactcactggggcaggggctgatgggaatgatatataatctctgtaaagtgctacagaaatgtgtctgcactatataaatcCCAGGAAACACAATAAACACTAGCATTAGTGATTAGGAAAACTCTATCTCCCCATCTTCAGACATTTATGAGttaaataagaagcaataatCGGAAAACACCTTTGTGAAGCAGCGGAACAGGTTTGCTTTCATTCCTTCAGCTGAGGGAAGGAAACGGTTTCATTTCTTCCATTCATTTCAAGGTGAGTTTCAGctcttacacaggcagaatgcCAACACCCCAATGGGCTAACTGGGCACTCAGAccttattcagatttttagcactgGATTTACAATGCGtcaaaaatggctaaaaatccgaatccgtcAATTCGCCAGATAAAACTTgccttcttttgtctcgaaactttagaggttttggatttttgatgctggttttcgGTGTGACAGTTCCATAAAGTTGAGGTTTTGGTGTGACGATTTGCAgcgacaattagaaaaagtcgcTGTTTTTCTCACACTTTTAATAAACGTCAGACATTTGAGGAAATGAGTCTCGTCAGGTTTAGTCAAATATCCGACTATTCACCATTTacaacttgccaagatcatgtagacaGTGTTGGACTTTGTCGCTGGGGggccaccggggctgctgcctgggggcccccaccccagtcccaAGCTACTTCGGTGCACTGCGTACTGCTCTCCCACCCATCCAAAGTTTTAGTCCAAAAAATATCCACAGGGACTACTGCACTTAAGCGTTGTGTAATAGCTCTCTGTACAGTGGTTTGGGGTCGCCACTTCCAAAGTAGTGGATCATTTATGTGAATCCACCAGAGAGCTCACGTTCGTGCAGACAAGTGTTAAACTTTATTTAAAGATGCATAGAACTACATGTTTTGGACCACATgtgtccttcctctggtgcaaactgacattttttaaaagagccaCATTCTTAATCATATATTGTTACAGAAGATATACTTTTTGGATTAGTCTTTGCTTGGGCTGCAATCAgtttctcattttctatttttgcactAAGGGAATTTgataaaatttgtggtttaaaacCATGAATTTTCTGAATTTATTcaatgtaaaaaccatgaaaaacttacAAAACTGGCGAGGTCCTGTacaagccaatgggagctgtcctttgCAAATTGTAATATATCTATTTCCATCAAGGCCTTATAGCTTTAGGGGGAAGAGCTTCGCTTGTAATCACATGAATATAAATTTTTAGAGGTAATTGTGTTCATTTTCATATTCGTTCCAAGATTTcatacatttgtgctttttacaatcatattttttattcaaTGAGGAGACATTTATGCTTTTTTAATAGTGGGTGTAGCTGCAGTAGaaaatattatacaaatatgaattttaaaaaaatctgcctcTCAGCCTTTTTCAATCTGAGTTCTTCAAGGGTTTTTTTAAGCttctaaactcacaaattcaaggtattcaagttttttttgttacatatcTATGAAGAGTCTCATTTATCCAGTTCATGACATACAGTAGTATcttgtagaattaagtctaaggcaactggacttttctgcgTTTTcttaaaaactagtgatgagtagtgatgggcgaaatgtttcgccaggcatggattcgcggggaatttctgtgtttcgccattggcggattgtttcgcgaaacggatgcaaAAActtgtcacgggcatcaaaagtaTAGCcatgggctacaaaagaatagccatgggcaacaaaagaacagccacgggtgacaaaagaacagccacgggtgacaaaagaatagccatgggcgacaaaagaatagccacgggtgacaaaagaatagccatgggcgacaaaagaatagctgcgcgacaaaagaatagccatgggggacaaaagaatagccactggtgacaaaagaatagccatgggtgacaaaagaatagctgcgcgacaaaagaatagccatgggcaacaaaagaatagccatgcgacaaaagaatagccatgggcaacaaaagaatagccatgggcgacaaaagaatagccatgggcgacaaaagaatagccatgggcgacaaaagaatagccgcagacgacaatttttttgacatgcaacattttcgctgtttcgtgacattttcgtcttttcacgaatcttttgaaagattcacaaatttttcggtgaagcaaaacaggacagattcgctcatcactagtgatgaatagtgatgagtgaatttttttgtcaggcacggattcgcagcaaatttcagcatttcgccattggcgaattcttttgtgaaaattcatGCGGAAAAATTCAGTGcacggaaatttttttgttgaacgtcaaattgggcaaggtcatgtcaaaaaagggcgtggttgtgtcaaaaatgggtgcggtcgcatcaaaaagggtgtggcatgtcaaaaaaaggcatggaagacaaaaaaatagatgtggctGACAAAAAAATGTGCGACATATGCGtttggcgaattttcttgccctttcgtgaattttatggcaaagcgaagcaggacagatttgctcatcactactgatgagtaaatctgtcctgtttcggttcGCCATAATATTCACGAAAggacaagaaaattcatgaaacgtaGAAAAATCTGCGGAAAAGCAtatgttgcatgatttttttggttttttggtATTTCTGTTGCCTCCGTCTTTTTTAACATAACtgagcccaatttgacacgaccgtgactttttttgtggaaatgtggaaatttgctgcgaatccatcccTAGCGAAAAAAATCGATCATCGCTATTAAAAACGTTTCTCCACTCATCCGGAACTGAAGGAGCCACTCGgattggtgaaatgttttcaacaaaagtccagttgtttaattctactagatactttttTTTATGGAATCAAATTCTTTACATtcaactttttttaataaataagtttttttgaagtagaaaaacctctaaaacttcTTAAATGAACATTTGGATCAATATGCCtccaagggacagatttattcaaatgtgagattagagctcaccactagtgatgggcgaaatgtttcggcaggcatggattcatggtgaatttctgcattttgccattggtcgattgtttcgtgaaacggatgaaaaaatctgccacagaaaaattgccgcgcgtccaaaaattggacgtcaaaagaatagtcttgcgtcaaaataaatagtcacgggtgtcaaaagagtagtcttgcgtcaaaataaatagccgtgggtgtcaaaagaatagtcttgcgtcaaaataaatagccgcaggtgtcaaaagaatagtcttgcgtcaaaataaatagccgcgggtgtcaaaagaatagtcttgcgtcaaaataaatagccgcaggtgtcaaaagaatagtcttgcgtcaaaataaatagccgcgggtgtcaaaagaatagtcttgcgtcaaaataaatagccgcgggtgtcaaaagaatagtcttgcgtcaaaataaatagccgcaggtgtcaaaagaatagtcttgcgtcaaaataaatagccgtgggtgtcaaaagaatagtcttgcgtcaaaataaatagccgcaggtgtcaaaagaatag contains:
- the LOC100491764 gene encoding E3 ubiquitin/ISG15 ligase TRIM25; the encoded protein is MELAALMQELKCSICQDFFRTPVTLPCGHSFCHECIQLTWRRQESSTPFCPECRETFPMNLKLNNNSKMGNMVERLTSQPTQTEVSKDICSYCVGKPNTDVRKICRVCEAFLCDIHLKSHCKTPDHVLMDPITSLHRRKCNVHQKSLEYSCLVDCTYICPSCIIFGEHRQHAVTLVTNISEQQRDDLKCVVDQLTLMEKKMQKISQQARRHRKYTKAKSVSRNNKVKKMFSEIRTQLKMVELQVIGEITRQNKEDADRVSNLIKKLNQRKSVISQKIAGIEGLRNNSDPMAIQENKSRELNSATASLCDITDLQGLKGLDDVLVMVNLQSALHRFQNEVTKIQQENGLWGHVASHRLMDISKFAGKSISEGLFNAFRLDPGERQHQSFRLHQVVGSNAMSSGRHYWEVEIDDLQCWGLGVSYDRIITDDESLLGFNSYSWCLYKPMSGDVHAAHNCEEPLVPMDSPVAGIGVYLDYEEGRISFFQLSSSIRLLHTFSTTFQNPLHAVYYVAVDNEQK